From one Formosa sediminum genomic stretch:
- a CDS encoding DUF6515 family protein, which produces MKNNILISISIIGLLFYTGCANSQTVVVRKPYKTVVVTHPRRVAVVPPVRKPVVVAPAKTVVYRAPVVVRTIPPNWVTVYYNDIPYYYVDGIYYIPTETKDEFIPVPPKVGTVVPSLPEGAVKKIIDTNTYYEHNDILYKKIIVDETTKYEVVSTTEYQK; this is translated from the coding sequence ATGAAAAATAACATTCTTATATCCATATCAATAATTGGCTTACTATTTTATACAGGTTGTGCTAATTCACAAACAGTGGTAGTAAGAAAACCATATAAAACGGTTGTTGTAACCCACCCACGACGAGTTGCAGTTGTTCCTCCTGTAAGAAAGCCAGTAGTAGTTGCGCCAGCAAAAACAGTAGTTTATAGAGCTCCTGTAGTTGTAAGAACAATTCCTCCAAACTGGGTTACTGTTTACTATAACGACATCCCATATTATTATGTAGATGGTATATACTACATCCCTACTGAAACCAAAGACGAATTTATACCTGTCCCTCCCAAAGTAGGAACTGTAGTCCCATCCTTACCCGAAGGAGCTGTAAAGAAAATAATAGATACTAACACCTATTATGAACACAATGATATACTCTATAAAAAAATAATTGTAGACGAAACTACCAAATACGAGGTAGTGAGCACCACTGAATATCAAAAATAA
- a CDS encoding COG4315 family predicted lipoprotein: MMKNKIKNVGYASLLIAIPLFQSCSDDDETLTTEDPTEATVLLKESETFGNIITDSEGNSLYFFSKDTKDNSLCTEECLETSPLFYTESLVIEDDLNSDDFNTITRTDGSLQNTYKGWPLYYSSTDTVSGNTNGENDTWFIAKPNYTLMYAKAQLIGEDGNMYTSSYTLGEEETSYIVDSNGKTLYINSNDTYNTNTFTEADFSNNDVWPIAELTLDAIPSILNIEDFNTIDVHGRTQLTYKGWPLYYFGQDENRGDTKGISYSYPGAWPIANTDTPVSITE, encoded by the coding sequence ATGATGAAAAACAAAATTAAAAACGTTGGGTATGCTTCCCTGTTAATAGCTATCCCTTTATTTCAAAGTTGTAGTGACGATGACGAAACTTTAACCACTGAAGATCCTACTGAAGCTACAGTTTTATTAAAAGAATCTGAAACCTTTGGAAATATTATTACAGATTCAGAAGGTAATTCCCTTTATTTCTTTTCCAAAGACACCAAAGACAATTCTTTATGTACAGAAGAATGTTTAGAAACTTCTCCTCTATTTTATACAGAATCTTTGGTCATAGAAGACGATTTAAATAGTGATGATTTTAACACTATAACAAGAACAGATGGGAGCCTTCAAAACACATATAAAGGTTGGCCTCTTTATTATTCATCTACAGACACAGTCTCTGGAAATACTAATGGCGAAAATGACACTTGGTTTATTGCTAAACCTAATTATACTTTAATGTATGCTAAAGCGCAACTTATTGGAGAAGATGGGAATATGTACACAAGTAGTTATACATTAGGTGAAGAGGAAACAAGCTATATCGTAGATAGTAATGGTAAAACGCTATATATTAATAGTAACGATACTTACAACACCAATACGTTTACGGAAGCCGATTTTTCTAATAATGATGTTTGGCCAATAGCAGAGCTTACATTAGATGCTATCCCAAGTATATTAAATATTGAAGATTTTAATACTATCGACGTCCATGGAAGAACCCAATTAACCTATAAGGGATGGCCCTTATATTATTTTGGACAAGATGAAAACCGCGGAGACACTAAAGGAATTAGTTACTCATATCCTGGAGCTTGGCCTATCGCAAATACAGATACCCCAGTATCTATAACAGAATAA
- a CDS encoding T9SS type A sorting domain-containing protein, protein MKQIYILAILLTFTLSKVNAQSIEDFETETIGETTFTDQGQSFTIVSNSSDTFSIYHFPDGGWNGTTTDNRFIDNSEDNGPVPEGTSFSIITTDGNDINLNSFYLFVSNYNLTGPGTPTTLTFEGKKDGTIVFVVYKSNGIVNGASYFPNNGYTFIDFTTEGGTDNTNVNIDEIHISTTNDADYISLDAFNWSPASLSINDFEVETNEIKIVPNPASDFIQLNKLNTKEIYTIYNTLGQEVKEGIVFENDKIDIKSLENGLYFLKIDGKTTMKFLKK, encoded by the coding sequence ATGAAACAGATTTACATTTTAGCAATACTTTTAACTTTCACTTTATCTAAAGTCAATGCACAAAGTATAGAAGATTTTGAAACAGAAACCATAGGTGAAACTACGTTTACAGACCAAGGGCAATCCTTTACAATTGTTAGTAATTCTAGCGATACATTTTCTATTTATCATTTCCCAGACGGTGGATGGAATGGCACCACTACAGACAATCGATTTATAGACAATTCAGAGGACAATGGTCCAGTTCCAGAAGGAACTTCATTTAGTATAATTACCACAGATGGTAACGATATTAATTTAAATAGTTTTTATCTATTTGTTTCCAATTATAATTTAACTGGACCGGGAACACCAACAACTCTAACTTTTGAAGGAAAAAAAGATGGTACTATTGTTTTTGTGGTATATAAAAGCAACGGTATTGTTAATGGTGCATCTTATTTCCCTAATAACGGCTACACATTTATTGATTTTACAACAGAAGGAGGTACAGACAACACCAACGTAAATATAGATGAAATACATATTTCAACTACTAATGATGCTGATTATATATCCCTAGATGCCTTTAATTGGAGTCCTGCTTCTTTAAGCATAAACGACTTCGAAGTCGAAACAAATGAAATTAAAATAGTACCAAATCCCGCTAGTGATTTTATTCAATTAAATAAATTAAACACTAAAGAAATTTATACAATATACAACACTTTGGGGCAGGAAGTAAAAGAAGGAATCGTTTTTGAAAATGATAAAATAGATATTAAAAGCCTTGAAAATGGATTATACTTTTTAAAAATTGACGGTAAAACTACAATGAAATTTTTAAAAAAATAA
- a CDS encoding TolC family protein gives MNRILLLFLITLNITSLFSQNNEIEAIIQFKSFQEVLDYADENSIIIQSAIINEQVASVRKKDAKSFLYPSVKAATSYNNNITLQPTLVPAEIFNPDAPEGSFEELTFGEQHIYSAGIQAQWNILNFQQLFASQTANILAKQSTLNTQKTKFNTYNVLASTYYSILLTQEAITIYKENLIVSEAIYSNTKEKFKNGIVSEEALNTAEIKQLENKKRLNQATSNLSRFYTQLQSQLNTSQKITISDAPENFNLINNNLQTVHPEISWQEMEVDKNKSSLKEKKALLLPNISFNYQYNYSWATDDFTDFSDANELPQQYLGVQLNIPVFNGLSYRQKIKQSQLELQQQELQLKTTKLEKQKEDELLLLDIKQYAEELTDNQNILELMQKNDVHAENQYQSGIISLDNRLDTYEDLLKAQDNYLQSLAAFTLSEYKIYIRQIDFTSKN, from the coding sequence ATGAACAGAATCTTATTACTTTTTTTAATAACTCTAAATATAACATCTCTTTTTTCGCAAAACAATGAGATTGAGGCTATAATTCAGTTTAAATCATTTCAAGAAGTACTTGATTATGCCGATGAAAACTCCATAATTATACAAAGTGCCATAATTAACGAACAGGTTGCAAGTGTTAGAAAAAAGGATGCAAAATCCTTTTTATATCCCTCAGTAAAAGCAGCTACAAGCTATAATAACAATATAACTCTGCAGCCAACATTGGTTCCTGCCGAAATTTTTAACCCCGATGCTCCAGAAGGAAGTTTTGAAGAGTTAACTTTTGGAGAACAACATATATATTCTGCAGGTATACAAGCTCAATGGAACATTTTAAATTTCCAACAACTATTTGCTTCTCAAACCGCAAATATATTAGCCAAACAAAGTACATTAAACACCCAGAAGACTAAGTTTAACACATATAACGTGTTAGCGTCAACCTATTATTCCATTTTACTCACTCAAGAAGCAATCACTATTTATAAAGAAAACCTTATAGTCTCTGAAGCTATTTATAGCAACACCAAAGAAAAATTTAAAAACGGCATTGTAAGTGAAGAAGCACTTAATACTGCTGAAATAAAACAACTCGAAAATAAGAAAAGGTTAAATCAAGCTACGAGCAACCTTAGCCGTTTTTATACCCAACTTCAAAGTCAGTTAAATACTAGCCAAAAAATTACCATCTCAGATGCACCAGAAAACTTTAATTTAATTAATAATAATTTACAAACGGTACACCCTGAAATTTCTTGGCAAGAAATGGAAGTAGATAAAAACAAATCTTCCCTAAAAGAAAAGAAAGCGTTGCTGTTACCAAATATCAGTTTTAACTATCAATATAATTACAGTTGGGCAACTGATGACTTTACAGATTTTTCAGATGCCAATGAATTGCCTCAACAATATTTAGGTGTCCAACTAAATATTCCTGTCTTTAATGGCTTGTCTTACCGTCAAAAAATTAAACAATCTCAATTAGAGCTACAGCAACAGGAACTACAATTAAAAACTACCAAATTAGAAAAACAAAAAGAAGATGAACTATTGCTTTTAGATATAAAACAATATGCTGAAGAATTAACAGATAATCAAAACATTTTGGAGCTAATGCAAAAGAATGATGTGCATGCTGAAAATCAATATCAAAGTGGAATTATATCTCTAGATAATAGATTAGACACGTATGAAGATTTACTAAAAGCACAAGATAATTATCTACAGAGTCTTGCTGCATTTACACTATCGGAATACAAGATTTACATCAGACAAATTGATTTTACTTCCAAAAATTAA
- a CDS encoding efflux RND transporter periplasmic adaptor subunit produces the protein MNKNRIIFLSYILLFTFLFHSCNKKETITPIRKNIENAVFASGYIEQSNQFTVSSSVEGIIQSIPVSEGDTISEGALVAVIESDVQNNQVVDALAVYNDAVNNASAQAAQLQQIQKKINQAQEQLDLDRTNYERYKDLRTKNSVSQLDFEKAELQYNASKNNLLSLQDNYNEVASNLKLNETRSLVQVNTQKAILEDYQLTTSISGQVINLYKNQGELIRKGEAIAEIGSGEHLIKLFVSEDDITKTNIGQSVAVSINTYPNEVFNAKVTKIYPGFDKTEQSYVLEARFIELPKKMFSGTQLQANIQTASKANALVIPTEYVYKENYVLLENGEERKIEIGSENEEWTEVVSGISDTDEIVKPQ, from the coding sequence ATGAATAAAAATAGAATTATTTTCCTCAGTTATATCTTGTTATTTACTTTTTTATTCCATTCGTGCAATAAAAAAGAAACGATAACGCCCATAAGAAAAAACATTGAAAATGCTGTATTTGCAAGTGGCTATATAGAGCAATCTAACCAATTTACAGTATCTTCTAGTGTAGAAGGCATTATACAATCTATTCCTGTAAGCGAAGGCGATACAATTTCAGAAGGTGCTCTAGTCGCTGTTATTGAAAGTGATGTGCAAAATAATCAAGTTGTGGATGCCCTTGCAGTATACAACGATGCTGTAAACAATGCCTCTGCACAAGCAGCTCAATTACAGCAAATTCAGAAAAAAATTAATCAAGCACAAGAACAATTAGATTTAGATAGAACCAATTACGAGCGTTACAAAGATTTAAGAACTAAAAATTCGGTTTCTCAACTCGATTTTGAAAAAGCAGAATTGCAATATAATGCCTCTAAAAACAACCTTCTCTCTTTACAAGATAATTACAACGAGGTAGCGTCTAACTTAAAATTAAACGAAACGCGAAGTTTAGTACAAGTTAATACGCAAAAAGCAATCCTAGAAGATTACCAACTTACCACATCTATATCAGGGCAAGTCATTAATCTATATAAAAATCAAGGAGAGCTCATTAGAAAAGGAGAAGCCATTGCAGAAATTGGTAGTGGAGAACATCTTATTAAGCTATTTGTATCAGAAGATGACATCACAAAAACAAATATTGGACAATCTGTAGCTGTAAGTATCAATACCTATCCTAACGAGGTTTTCAACGCTAAAGTCACCAAAATATATCCAGGCTTTGATAAAACAGAACAGTCTTATGTTTTAGAAGCACGTTTTATAGAATTGCCAAAAAAAATGTTCTCTGGCACACAACTACAAGCTAATATACAAACTGCAAGTAAAGCAAATGCACTGGTTATCCCTACCGAATATGTTTATAAAGAAAACTATGTTTTACTCGAAAATGGAGAAGAAAGAAAAATTGAAATAGGCAGTGAAAATGAGGAATGGACAGAAGTAGTTTCTGGAATTTCGGATACGGATGAAATTGTAAAACCACAATAA
- a CDS encoding ABC transporter permease gives MNTNQKIAKVHLTTRFRQLLVAILSVTFGISMYVFMNSFMAGVNNAQTQITFTSMPHIKIYNDLPADVEPILKANNQNTITMVNNARNIQYTEGIKNADEIKNKLLDFNEVVGVTQQLNHNVFIRNGVSKISASLSGIDTEGENKLFETAQYMVEGNLKALDRRSDGIILGTGLATAIGVNMGNNISLTTSDDVTKTFKVIGLIETGSNATDKTRALVSIQTARQLFSKNKSYATEVLLNIKDYYNAQNLTKEISKITDYKVEAWQDGNAQLDAANVLRDIVAIAISLTILIVAGFGIYNIMNMTVNEKIKEIAILKAMGFSGKDVIEIFLTQSIVIGFIGGVTGLILGNIIVRLVDNVPFKIATLTTLPVEYSTADYVMAFFFGIIITFIAGYLPARQASKVDPVEILRG, from the coding sequence ATGAATACCAATCAGAAAATAGCAAAGGTACACCTTACCACAAGGTTTAGACAATTATTAGTAGCGATACTAAGTGTCACTTTCGGAATCTCTATGTATGTATTTATGAACAGCTTTATGGCAGGTGTAAACAATGCACAAACACAGATTACCTTTACCTCTATGCCACATATTAAAATCTACAACGATTTGCCAGCCGATGTGGAGCCTATATTAAAAGCTAATAATCAGAATACAATAACTATGGTTAATAACGCCCGAAATATTCAATATACAGAGGGCATAAAGAATGCTGATGAGATAAAAAACAAGCTACTTGATTTCAATGAAGTTGTAGGTGTAACTCAACAACTCAATCATAATGTCTTTATTCGTAATGGCGTTTCTAAAATTAGTGCAAGCCTTTCTGGTATTGATACCGAAGGCGAAAATAAACTATTTGAAACAGCTCAATATATGGTTGAAGGCAATTTAAAAGCATTAGACAGACGCTCAGACGGTATCATTTTAGGTACAGGATTGGCAACAGCCATAGGCGTAAATATGGGAAATAATATTTCGTTAACCACTTCAGATGATGTTACCAAAACCTTTAAAGTTATCGGTCTTATTGAAACGGGTTCTAATGCCACAGATAAAACACGAGCTTTAGTATCTATACAAACTGCTAGACAGCTTTTTTCTAAAAACAAAAGCTATGCAACAGAAGTGCTTTTAAATATAAAAGATTATTACAACGCTCAAAATCTAACTAAAGAGATAAGTAAAATCACAGATTATAAAGTTGAGGCTTGGCAAGACGGCAATGCCCAATTAGATGCAGCTAATGTACTTAGAGATATAGTTGCAATAGCCATTTCTCTAACAATTTTAATTGTAGCAGGATTTGGTATTTATAATATTATGAACATGACGGTAAATGAAAAAATTAAAGAGATTGCCATTTTGAAAGCCATGGGATTTAGTGGTAAAGATGTCATAGAAATTTTCTTGACGCAATCTATCGTAATCGGTTTTATTGGAGGAGTTACCGGTTTAATATTAGGAAATATTATTGTGCGCCTAGTAGACAACGTTCCTTTTAAAATAGCAACACTTACCACACTTCCTGTAGAATATAGTACAGCCGACTATGTGATGGCATTTTTCTTTGGTATCATCATCACATTTATTGCAGGATATCTTCCAGCAAGACAAGCATCAAAAGTAGACCCAGTAGAAATTTTAAGAGGATAA
- a CDS encoding ABC transporter ATP-binding protein: MKALSVNSINKYFHKPTEFHVLKDISFEIDKGEFVSIIGKSGSGKSTLLYLLSTMDTEYTGYIEMNGHKITGLQQNQLAKYRNEHIGFVFQFHYLLPEFTVLDNVMLPALKLNKKSKEEIEAEAIELLTLLGIKGHEHKQSSKISGGQQQRVAIARALINSPSIIMGDEPTGNLDSKNTNIVFDIFRELAKDRGQTIIAVTHDDEFAANCDRIIELSDGKLIK, from the coding sequence ATGAAAGCACTTTCTGTAAATAGCATTAATAAATATTTTCATAAACCCACAGAATTCCACGTTCTAAAAGATATTTCTTTTGAAATTGACAAAGGCGAATTTGTGTCTATCATTGGTAAATCTGGCTCGGGTAAATCTACCCTACTCTACTTACTCTCTACAATGGACACCGAGTATACAGGTTATATAGAAATGAATGGCCATAAAATTACTGGACTACAGCAAAATCAACTTGCAAAATATAGAAATGAACATATTGGTTTTGTTTTTCAATTTCATTATCTGTTACCAGAATTCACTGTTCTAGATAATGTGATGTTACCCGCTTTAAAATTAAATAAAAAAAGTAAAGAAGAAATTGAAGCAGAAGCCATAGAACTACTTACGTTATTAGGTATTAAAGGACACGAGCACAAGCAATCCTCTAAAATATCTGGAGGTCAGCAACAACGTGTTGCTATTGCAAGAGCACTTATTAATTCGCCTTCTATAATTATGGGAGATGAACCTACTGGAAACCTTGATTCTAAAAACACCAATATTGTTTTTGACATCTTTCGAGAATTAGCAAAAGATAGAGGCCAAACCATTATAGCTGTAACTCATGATGATGAGTTTGCGGCAAATTGCGACCGTATTATTGAATTGTCCGATGGAAAACTAATAAAATAA
- a CDS encoding Pycsar system effector family protein, which yields MDGRGIQTLFRTLSRNHYNLLKMVDNKAGIIITINSVIISLLMGVLFIGISTNKSNIEIHQIRFLITSCVLSMTIALISMLPHRYLGKKFKNSGYKGTLYAQNFSRMTLEDFRSNLYNVMNSGYNLYDEMINDLYFLGQYISHKQHLVMTSFLVFIIGLIGALII from the coding sequence ATGGATGGAAGAGGCATTCAAACACTGTTTAGAACCTTATCACGAAACCATTATAATTTACTCAAAATGGTAGATAATAAAGCAGGTATTATTATCACCATAAACTCTGTAATTATCTCTTTATTAATGGGTGTCTTATTTATAGGAATTAGTACCAACAAAAGTAATATAGAAATACACCAAATCAGATTTTTAATTACGTCTTGTGTGTTATCTATGACTATAGCTTTAATAAGTATGCTCCCTCATCGCTATTTAGGGAAAAAATTTAAAAACAGTGGTTATAAAGGAACGTTGTATGCTCAAAATTTTTCTAGAATGACCTTAGAAGATTTTCGTTCAAACCTTTATAACGTTATGAATTCTGGATACAACTTGTATGATGAAATGATTAATGACTTATATTTTTTAGGGCAATATATAAGCCATAAACAACACCTAGTTATGACGTCTTTCCTTGTTTTCATAATTGGTTTAATTGGGGCACTTATAATTTAA
- a CDS encoding DUF2147 domain-containing protein: MKKIKSTITVFVLLAVSLVSLASYAQQDIKGKWSFGEKNNVIEIEQHNGIYSGKIISSDNPNTQIGKLIVKEVQLIEGKWQGKVYAPKREEWYDAEYTPKDNLLEVKIKVGFFSKTIEWIRIKT, from the coding sequence ATGAAAAAAATAAAAAGTACAATAACCGTATTTGTTTTACTAGCTGTTAGCTTAGTAAGCCTAGCTAGTTATGCACAACAAGACATCAAAGGAAAATGGAGTTTTGGAGAAAAAAATAATGTTATAGAAATAGAACAACACAATGGTATATATAGTGGTAAAATTATCTCTTCAGACAACCCAAACACACAAATTGGAAAATTAATAGTTAAAGAAGTTCAACTAATTGAGGGGAAATGGCAAGGTAAAGTTTATGCGCCTAAACGAGAAGAGTGGTATGATGCTGAATATACTCCTAAAGACAACCTATTAGAAGTTAAAATTAAAGTTGGTTTTTTTAGTAAAACTATAGAATGGATAAGAATAAAAACATGA
- a CDS encoding DUF6268 family outer membrane beta-barrel protein, whose translation MKKTFNKKTIYSLKIIVFLLSFSFTKSYSQDLKLAGVQYNNYPNSEIKNNSESHDISFQEFGGYINFPKKLKNNKTILVNGLGYGYVKASLDTQLLPFIENNKTLQTFNYQFTLLHQWNEKWNILINITPTLASDFEAKISTEDFIFQGAAVVSLKINTKFKIGSGIGYSARFGTPRLVPLMNLHYKNNKHQINALLPLSLKYSYTLLPNNKLELGLKYILNGAHFNTESTGANNINEINYSRANIGASADYYITKTMRLEAFCGLSAARTYGAIATDGTEYDFDSETAPFFSLGMVIITKKRP comes from the coding sequence ATGAAAAAAACATTTAACAAAAAAACTATATATAGCTTAAAAATAATAGTGTTTTTATTAAGTTTTTCCTTTACTAAAAGCTATTCCCAAGATTTAAAACTCGCAGGAGTTCAATATAACAATTATCCAAACTCTGAAATAAAAAACAACTCTGAAAGTCATGATATTTCTTTTCAAGAATTTGGTGGTTATATAAATTTCCCTAAAAAATTAAAAAATAATAAAACGATCTTGGTCAACGGATTGGGTTATGGCTATGTAAAAGCATCATTAGATACGCAATTGTTACCTTTTATTGAAAACAATAAAACCCTTCAGACGTTTAATTATCAATTTACTCTTTTACATCAATGGAACGAAAAATGGAACATCCTCATTAATATTACCCCTACACTAGCATCAGACTTTGAAGCAAAAATAAGTACCGAAGATTTTATTTTTCAAGGGGCAGCGGTTGTATCTCTAAAAATCAATACTAAATTCAAAATAGGTAGTGGTATAGGCTATAGTGCTCGTTTTGGTACACCAAGACTAGTTCCTTTAATGAATCTGCATTATAAAAATAATAAGCACCAAATAAATGCATTATTACCTTTAAGTTTAAAATATAGCTATACATTATTACCTAATAACAAATTAGAACTCGGATTAAAATATATACTCAATGGTGCTCATTTTAACACAGAAAGTACAGGAGCTAATAATATTAATGAAATTAATTATTCTAGAGCAAATATTGGCGCATCAGCAGATTATTATATTACTAAAACTATGCGGTTAGAAGCTTTTTGTGGTTTGAGTGCTGCTAGAACCTACGGTGCTATAGCTACCGATGGTACAGAATACGATTTTGATTCTGAAACAGCACCTTTTTTTAGTTTAGGTATGGTTATAATTACTAAAAAGAGACCATAA
- a CDS encoding sensor histidine kinase → MTKNIKKFIIRNLLVSLYAILVIRLISLGMPENVAYEFRIPKDIFMLIYLICFNLNTEGNLFFDRYLNRKQPWFSNPKKRLILQIAVIIIWTLITIGLPFTAWYFFNGKSIIYPQAPVIIFIGSVFLLIGFISISIAINFFKQWKISLLNVKHYKQEKLKADYRVLQNQVNPHFLFNSLNVLISEIKHNPKNAENFTRKLSKVYRYVLQSKNHDLISLKKELEFIDSFIFLHKVRIGDALKFEVHILEEALQKQIPPLTLQILIENAIKHNIINEKNILKITITSENDSMLIVSNNIHSKDNVDSTLTGLSNLKKRFELLERDGFTYGKLENKFLVAIPLIEA, encoded by the coding sequence ATGACAAAAAATATAAAAAAATTTATAATTCGAAATCTTTTAGTTTCGCTATATGCTATTCTTGTTATAAGATTAATTAGCTTAGGAATGCCTGAGAATGTTGCATATGAATTTAGAATACCTAAGGACATATTCATGCTTATTTACCTTATCTGTTTCAATTTAAATACAGAAGGAAATTTATTCTTTGACCGCTATTTAAACAGAAAACAACCATGGTTCTCCAATCCTAAAAAAAGACTTATATTACAAATAGCTGTAATCATTATATGGACCTTAATAACTATTGGATTACCTTTTACGGCTTGGTATTTCTTTAATGGTAAGTCTATAATTTATCCCCAAGCTCCAGTTATTATATTTATAGGGTCTGTATTTTTACTTATAGGATTTATTAGTATTTCTATTGCTATAAACTTTTTTAAACAATGGAAAATCTCATTACTAAATGTAAAACATTACAAACAAGAAAAGCTTAAAGCTGATTACCGCGTTTTGCAAAATCAGGTAAACCCTCATTTTTTATTCAATAGCTTAAATGTATTAATCTCTGAAATAAAACATAACCCAAAAAACGCTGAAAATTTTACGCGTAAACTATCTAAAGTTTATCGCTATGTGCTTCAAAGTAAAAATCATGACTTAATTTCATTAAAAAAAGAGCTTGAATTTATCGATTCCTTTATTTTTTTACATAAAGTTAGAATCGGCGATGCCTTAAAATTTGAGGTTCATATATTAGAAGAAGCATTACAAAAGCAAATACCTCCACTAACTTTGCAAATTTTAATTGAAAATGCAATAAAACACAATATTATAAACGAAAAAAACATACTAAAAATAACTATTACTAGTGAAAACGATTCCATGCTAATTGTTTCTAATAATATACATAGTAAAGATAATGTAGATTCTACCCTTACTGGTTTAAGTAATTTAAAAAAGCGTTTTGAACTGCTGGAAAGAGATGGGTTTACCTATGGTAAACTAGAAAATAAATTTTTAGTAGCTATTCCTCTAATCGAAGCATAA
- a CDS encoding LytR/AlgR family response regulator transcription factor: MIKVLIIEDEIPAQRLLKETLQEIIIKTEVVGCANSIKSAINWFTNNPHPEIVLLDIQLSDGLSFEIFKQIKIDSMIIFTTAYDEYTLQAFKVNSLDYLLKPIDKEELQTAFEKYNRYNKKISTEQYATINFNELSQLIKTGKSNYRKRFLIQSNESFFYLPIEDIALFHSMQGITFAVTFEKREYPVNFSLESLKEQLNPDFFFKVNRQYIVNINAIKKVHSYFNRKLKLEIKPTYIHDILVGKDKASAFKKWIDR, from the coding sequence ATGATAAAAGTATTAATAATAGAAGATGAAATTCCTGCACAACGTTTATTGAAAGAAACCTTGCAAGAAATTATAATAAAAACAGAAGTTGTTGGTTGTGCAAATAGTATAAAATCTGCTATTAACTGGTTTACAAATAATCCACATCCTGAAATAGTTTTGTTAGATATTCAGTTATCCGACGGGCTCAGTTTTGAAATATTTAAGCAAATAAAAATTGATAGCATGATAATATTTACCACAGCCTATGATGAGTATACACTGCAAGCATTCAAAGTAAATAGTTTGGATTATCTTTTAAAACCAATAGATAAAGAAGAACTACAAACAGCTTTCGAAAAATATAATAGGTATAACAAAAAGATTTCTACAGAGCAATATGCTACTATAAATTTTAACGAGCTTTCTCAACTTATTAAAACCGGGAAATCTAATTATCGTAAACGCTTTTTAATTCAGTCTAACGAATCTTTTTTTTATTTACCAATTGAAGATATTGCTCTTTTTCATAGTATGCAAGGCATTACTTTTGCTGTTACTTTCGAAAAAAGAGAATACCCTGTTAATTTTTCATTAGAAAGTTTAAAAGAGCAACTAAATCCGGACTTTTTTTTTAAAGTAAACCGCCAATACATAGTAAACATTAATGCCATTAAAAAAGTACATTCTTATTTTAACAGAAAATTAAAGCTAGAAATAAAACCAACTTACATACATGACATATTAGTAGGAAAAGACAAAGCTTCAGCTTTTAAAAAGTGGATAGATAGGTAA